One genomic region from candidate division Zixibacteria bacterium HGW-Zixibacteria-1 encodes:
- a CDS encoding chromosomal replication initiator protein DnaA, giving the protein MGGGMTITNISEYQKMWENCLDYMSLRVKKHSFSTWFKYTRGAYDSNASSIIVTVPNQFVADWLSDRYSDLISEAIREVAGKSIDFIFEISNPSDFDSQTEINFNPVRTPAPAPQNSRLDYPLNERFRFDNFVVGKFNQFGHAAAVAVAEAPGKTPYNPLLIYGGTGLGKTHLVQAVGHFAQEQSPNKKIVYATSEKFTSDFINAVSTGKITDFTSLYRSADILLIDDVQFFSGKESTQEQFFHTFNDLFHSGKQVVLTSDRHPRDIKGLEERLLSRFSSGLVADLQPPDLESRIAILRKHTDQEKVLIPEDVLYFIADNVTSNVRELEGCLTKLLAYASLEKTEIDRHFAERVLGKEIVRPKREISITEIQKKTAEIFRTDPAMMTAKKKTSQIALARQVAMYLSRKLTAFSLKSVGEAFGGRDHSTVIHACEMIAKRIENDYDFREKINNLEAALLA; this is encoded by the coding sequence ATGGGGGGAGGAATGACGATTACCAATATTTCGGAATACCAGAAAATGTGGGAGAACTGTCTGGACTACATGTCGCTTCGCGTCAAGAAACATTCCTTTAGTACATGGTTCAAGTATACCAGGGGTGCATACGATTCAAACGCATCATCAATTATTGTAACAGTACCCAATCAATTTGTCGCCGACTGGCTCTCCGACCGATACTCCGATCTTATTTCCGAAGCTATCCGGGAAGTTGCCGGAAAAAGTATTGACTTCATTTTTGAAATCAGTAATCCGTCGGATTTTGACTCACAGACCGAGATTAACTTCAATCCTGTCAGAACGCCGGCGCCCGCACCGCAAAATTCACGGCTGGATTATCCGCTGAATGAACGTTTTCGATTCGATAATTTTGTCGTCGGAAAATTCAACCAATTCGGGCATGCCGCCGCCGTTGCGGTCGCGGAGGCTCCGGGGAAAACACCATATAATCCGCTGTTGATATACGGTGGAACCGGGCTCGGCAAGACGCATCTTGTACAGGCCGTCGGGCATTTTGCCCAGGAGCAATCGCCCAACAAGAAAATTGTTTATGCCACATCCGAAAAATTCACCTCCGACTTCATTAATGCCGTTTCCACCGGGAAGATAACCGACTTCACATCATTGTATCGTTCGGCTGATATTCTGTTGATCGATGACGTTCAGTTCTTTTCCGGAAAAGAATCAACCCAGGAGCAATTCTTTCACACCTTCAATGATCTCTTTCACTCCGGAAAGCAAGTGGTCCTCACTTCGGACCGTCATCCGCGGGATATTAAAGGTCTCGAAGAAAGGCTGCTGTCACGGTTTTCATCCGGCCTGGTGGCTGACTTGCAGCCGCCCGATCTTGAGTCGAGAATTGCCATTCTCAGAAAACATACCGACCAGGAAAAGGTCCTGATTCCTGAGGATGTTCTTTATTTTATCGCCGACAATGTCACCAGCAACGTTCGCGAACTGGAAGGGTGTTTGACCAAACTGCTGGCCTATGCTTCGCTGGAAAAGACTGAAATAGACCGCCACTTTGCCGAACGTGTTCTCGGAAAAGAGATTGTCCGCCCCAAAAGAGAAATTTCCATCACGGAAATTCAGAAGAAAACGGCGGAGATTTTCAGGACAGATCCGGCCATGATGACGGCCAAGAAAAAAACATCCCAAATAGCTCTGGCCCGCCAGGTAGCCATGTATCTTTCAAGAAAGCTGACCGCTTTTTCGCTGAAAAGTGTCGGTGAGGCTTTCGGCGGGCGCGATCATTCCACAGTCATTCATGCCTGCGAAATGATCGCCAAAAGAATTGAAAACGACTACGATTTCAGAGAAAAAATAAATAATCTCGAGGCGGCCCTGCTGGCTTAA
- a CDS encoding MRP family ATP-binding protein: protein MIDKNKVMEALGTVKDPELNRSLTELNMIKAVDIDGGKVTVEVSLTIPGCPLKKKISEDVSGALAEIAGVEQVEVKMGTMTPEQRKDLAKRIYGKDHKADAASHGKEAPVAGDFADRVICVASGKGGVGKSTVTGNLAGALKRLGYKVGVLDADVYGFSIPRIFGVSGQPTTIDDHIVPITKDGIQIISIGFFVDENTPVIWRGPLLHKTINQFISDVLWDKLDFLLIDLPPGTGDVTISIAQALPKSEMLVITTPQPLASHTAGRVAKMAEQTKLSVLGVIENMAYYETNGRREYIFGKDGGKDLAKYLKVPFIGEIPIRIEIREAADSGQLIALSESKELSGYYLELASKVASTKP, encoded by the coding sequence ATGATAGATAAAAACAAAGTGATGGAAGCCCTTGGCACGGTCAAGGATCCTGAATTAAATCGGTCTTTGACCGAACTGAATATGATTAAAGCGGTGGATATCGACGGCGGCAAAGTTACGGTCGAAGTCTCCCTGACGATACCGGGCTGCCCTCTGAAGAAAAAAATCAGTGAAGATGTCAGCGGCGCCCTGGCCGAAATCGCCGGCGTGGAGCAGGTTGAAGTTAAGATGGGGACGATGACACCGGAACAGCGAAAGGATTTGGCGAAGAGAATTTACGGCAAGGATCATAAAGCTGACGCGGCGTCTCACGGCAAGGAAGCGCCGGTGGCCGGCGATTTTGCCGATCGCGTTATTTGTGTCGCTTCGGGCAAGGGCGGAGTAGGTAAATCGACCGTTACAGGCAATCTGGCCGGGGCCCTGAAAAGGCTCGGCTATAAAGTGGGCGTTCTTGATGCCGATGTCTATGGTTTTTCGATCCCGAGGATATTCGGGGTGAGCGGTCAGCCGACCACAATTGATGATCATATCGTACCTATTACCAAGGATGGCATACAGATAATATCAATCGGCTTTTTTGTGGACGAAAACACACCGGTCATCTGGCGCGGTCCGCTTCTGCATAAAACCATCAATCAATTTATTTCCGATGTCCTGTGGGACAAACTCGATTTCCTTCTTATTGATCTTCCTCCAGGGACAGGTGATGTCACCATATCGATTGCACAGGCGCTCCCCAAATCAGAAATGCTTGTCATCACGACACCGCAGCCGCTGGCGTCGCATACTGCCGGACGGGTTGCCAAGATGGCCGAGCAGACTAAGTTATCGGTGCTCGGCGTTATAGAAAACATGGCTTATTACGAGACTAATGGCCGGCGGGAGTACATTTTCGGTAAGGACGGGGGTAAGGATTTGGCCAAATATCTGAAAGTTCCGTTCATCGGTGAAATTCCGATCAGAATCGAGATACGCGAGGCTGCCGATTCGGGACAACTGATTGCACTATCAGAGAGCAAAGAATTATCGGGGTACTACCTGGAACTGGCATCGAAGGTTGCCTCGACTAAACCATAG
- the lspA gene encoding signal peptidase II, producing the protein MPGSALSVKKVKRRPRLAGVSKRHLLIPLLTLAVVVIADQLTKLYALGRLIEGQPWQVLGTFFQLKLIFNKGGALGTDFGSGIFYLVSSLLILLIVIYFIYINRHNLLISLPMAAVAGGAVGNIIDRIRFGKVVDFLDFDFFDINMFGLHFDRWWVFNIADASITIGVIILLIFLLFLNQTEPAVRPETDRNNDEIPKDFTQ; encoded by the coding sequence ATGCCAGGCTCTGCCTTGAGTGTAAAGAAAGTGAAGAGGAGGCCAAGACTGGCCGGCGTTAGTAAACGACATCTGCTTATCCCGTTACTTACTCTGGCGGTAGTGGTTATAGCCGACCAGTTGACTAAGTTGTATGCACTTGGCCGTCTCATTGAAGGCCAGCCCTGGCAGGTTCTCGGTACTTTTTTCCAACTAAAGCTGATTTTTAATAAGGGTGGCGCCCTTGGGACCGATTTCGGAAGCGGTATCTTCTATTTGGTCTCGTCACTTCTCATTCTTTTGATCGTTATTTATTTCATTTACATCAATCGCCACAATCTGTTGATTTCGTTGCCCATGGCGGCCGTCGCGGGCGGCGCAGTCGGCAACATCATAGATCGTATTCGGTTCGGCAAGGTGGTCGATTTCCTTGACTTCGATTTTTTCGATATAAACATGTTCGGTTTGCATTTCGACCGCTGGTGGGTGTTTAACATTGCCGATGCATCAATAACCATCGGTGTTATCATTCTGCTGATCTTTCTTCTTTTTCTCAATCAAACAGAACCGGCCGTAAGACCGGAAACAGATAGAAATAATGATGAAATCCCAAAAGATTTCACTCAATAA
- a CDS encoding transcriptional regulator: MKKDELEKYEKLLLKKREELAEQLKRSKEIRDATTKDATGDLSSYSYHMADQGTDNMEREKAFMFASKLGRLLYHIDEALRRLRKGDFGKCQTCGKQIQKARLEAVPHARLCLECKESEEEAKTGRR, from the coding sequence ATGAAAAAAGACGAATTGGAAAAGTATGAAAAGCTCCTCTTGAAGAAAAGAGAGGAACTGGCGGAGCAGCTCAAGCGCAGCAAGGAAATACGCGATGCCACGACCAAGGATGCCACCGGTGATCTCTCGAGCTATTCATATCATATGGCCGATCAGGGAACTGATAACATGGAGCGCGAGAAGGCCTTCATGTTTGCCTCGAAGTTGGGACGCCTGTTGTACCACATCGATGAAGCCCTGAGACGGCTTCGCAAAGGCGACTTCGGAAAATGCCAAACCTGCGGCAAACAAATTCAGAAGGCCCGGCTGGAAGCGGTTCCGCATGCCAGGCTCTGCCTTGAGTGTAAAGAAAGTGAAGAGGAGGCCAAGACTGGCCGGCGTTAG
- a CDS encoding isoleucine--tRNA ligase, with protein sequence MKFDQLNEFKIPDAEAKILKFWEDNKVFEKSMEAVQDRPHFVFYEGPPTANGKPGIHHVLSRTIKDMVCRYKSMKGFRVDRKGGWDTHGLPVEIEVQKRLGFENKSDIFKYGIDKFTQQCKESVFKYIDDWNTLTRKMGYWLDLDNAYITLADNYVETVWWILKNYFDRDLIYKGYKTVPFCPSCETGLSSHEVAQGYAEVADPSVFVKVKAVDEDYYFLVWTTTPWTLPSNAALCMHPNANYVLVNYKGEKLVLAEALAPSTLHDEYEVLERKRGSNFANKKYIPLFDTFKDMSDKAFYVINGDFVTLEDGTGIVHIAPGYGADDYEIGQKYGLPVLQAVAPNGHFVPGSGKYEGKFIKKADPFIIEDLKTEGKLFKVAEYVHNYPFCWRCDSPLIYITRHSWYIRTTQFKEQLLKNSNAIHWYPDEIRTGRMLEWLENNVDWALSRERFWGTPLPIWICDNESCGHMTAVGSLEQIRRDGIDVPDTIDVHKPGIDAIKLKCEKCGGAMTRVPEVIDTWFDSGSMPYAQWHYPFENKDVFEIKYPCEFISEAIDQTRGWFYTLLAISTMLFDKEPFRNVLVHSHVLDKEGKKMSKSKGNVVDPLYIFSQYGADPLRWLFINGSNPWLAKKFDEKQLDEVIRKFFDTLKNSFSFFALYSNIDDIAERANKESNSVSEFLGQFAGPPERIDQWIISRYNTLVKNVGERLDNYDITPPTRQITDFVIDDLSNWYIRLNRRRFWAPENDPSKMRAYLTLYEILCGVARLIAPAAPFMSEFLWQELTAPNKKDGRISVHMQDYPDFDEGVINSELEESMALAQKIVSIGRAARNRVNIKVRQPLAGVLVNIPGIGKFDKVKTEFRIIKDELNVKEIEDLSDISSVVSYKGKLNFAKAGPRLGSAVKQIATRVTGLASDDLEKFIKTESLEITIDGTSYQLTKEEVDIEKLEKEGFAVESDDGITVALKTEIDDILRDEGFAREIVNKIQNMRKSSGFEVTDRIKIMVRTEEPLAAAVRKHDAFICGETLADEIALVDSISSENGGKNWNINGIKADIVVIRI encoded by the coding sequence ATGAAATTCGACCAGTTAAATGAGTTCAAAATTCCCGATGCAGAAGCCAAAATTCTCAAATTCTGGGAAGATAACAAGGTGTTCGAGAAGTCGATGGAAGCGGTTCAGGACCGCCCGCATTTTGTCTTCTATGAAGGCCCGCCGACCGCCAATGGCAAACCGGGGATTCATCATGTCCTGTCACGAACCATCAAGGACATGGTCTGCCGCTATAAGTCGATGAAAGGCTTCCGGGTGGACCGCAAGGGCGGATGGGACACACACGGCCTGCCGGTCGAAATCGAGGTCCAGAAACGGCTCGGATTCGAAAACAAATCGGATATTTTCAAATATGGTATCGATAAATTCACGCAGCAGTGTAAAGAATCGGTGTTCAAGTATATTGATGACTGGAACACACTTACGCGCAAGATGGGTTACTGGCTCGATCTGGATAACGCTTACATCACCCTGGCCGATAATTATGTCGAGACAGTCTGGTGGATTTTGAAGAACTATTTCGACCGGGATTTGATATACAAGGGATATAAGACAGTGCCGTTCTGCCCGAGCTGCGAGACCGGTCTGTCGAGCCATGAGGTTGCCCAGGGTTATGCCGAAGTGGCCGACCCTTCGGTGTTTGTCAAAGTCAAAGCAGTCGATGAAGATTATTACTTCCTTGTCTGGACCACGACGCCATGGACGTTGCCGTCAAATGCCGCCCTATGTATGCACCCAAACGCCAACTATGTACTGGTGAATTATAAGGGTGAGAAGCTGGTCCTGGCCGAGGCTCTGGCCCCCTCAACCCTGCATGATGAATATGAGGTTTTGGAGAGGAAGCGGGGCTCAAATTTCGCGAATAAAAAATACATTCCGTTGTTCGACACATTTAAGGATATGTCGGACAAGGCCTTTTATGTCATCAACGGCGATTTCGTGACGCTCGAAGACGGCACCGGAATTGTCCATATCGCGCCGGGATACGGCGCCGATGACTACGAAATCGGTCAAAAATATGGCCTTCCGGTTCTTCAGGCGGTCGCCCCCAACGGCCATTTTGTACCCGGTTCAGGTAAGTATGAAGGGAAGTTTATCAAAAAGGCCGACCCGTTTATAATTGAAGATTTGAAGACTGAGGGCAAGCTGTTTAAGGTGGCAGAGTATGTTCACAACTACCCGTTCTGCTGGCGCTGTGATTCGCCCTTGATCTATATCACCCGGCACAGCTGGTATATCCGGACGACTCAGTTTAAGGAACAGCTTCTTAAAAATAGCAACGCCATCCACTGGTATCCGGATGAAATCCGCACCGGCCGGATGCTGGAATGGCTGGAAAACAATGTCGATTGGGCCCTTTCGCGCGAACGTTTCTGGGGCACGCCGCTTCCGATTTGGATCTGCGACAATGAGTCATGCGGCCATATGACAGCGGTCGGTTCACTCGAACAGATTCGCCGGGACGGTATCGACGTGCCGGATACTATCGACGTTCATAAGCCGGGTATTGACGCCATCAAGCTTAAGTGCGAGAAATGCGGCGGCGCCATGACACGCGTGCCGGAAGTTATCGACACCTGGTTCGATTCCGGGTCGATGCCTTATGCCCAGTGGCATTATCCCTTTGAGAATAAGGATGTTTTCGAAATAAAGTACCCGTGTGAGTTTATCTCCGAGGCGATCGATCAGACCCGTGGCTGGTTCTACACACTCCTGGCCATCTCGACCATGCTTTTCGACAAAGAGCCGTTCCGGAATGTCCTTGTCCATTCGCATGTCCTTGACAAGGAAGGCAAGAAGATGTCGAAAAGTAAGGGCAATGTGGTCGATCCTCTGTATATTTTCTCGCAATACGGGGCCGATCCGCTGCGCTGGCTGTTCATCAATGGTTCCAATCCCTGGCTGGCCAAGAAATTCGACGAGAAGCAGCTTGACGAGGTCATCCGAAAGTTTTTCGATACGCTGAAAAACAGCTTTAGCTTCTTTGCGCTCTACTCCAATATCGATGATATCGCGGAAAGGGCCAATAAGGAGTCTAATTCGGTTTCGGAATTTCTGGGACAGTTTGCCGGCCCGCCCGAACGGATCGATCAATGGATCATATCGCGCTATAACACCCTTGTCAAAAATGTCGGCGAGCGGCTAGATAATTATGACATTACGCCGCCGACCCGCCAGATTACCGATTTTGTTATCGATGACCTGTCCAACTGGTATATCAGGTTAAACCGGCGTCGGTTCTGGGCTCCGGAGAATGATCCGTCCAAAATGCGCGCCTATCTGACTCTTTACGAGATCCTGTGCGGTGTGGCCAGGCTGATCGCCCCGGCAGCTCCGTTTATGTCTGAATTCCTCTGGCAGGAGCTTACGGCGCCGAATAAGAAGGATGGACGGATCTCGGTTCACATGCAGGATTACCCCGATTTTGATGAAGGCGTTATCAATTCCGAGCTCGAGGAATCGATGGCTCTGGCCCAGAAAATCGTCTCGATCGGACGCGCCGCGCGCAACCGGGTCAATATCAAGGTCAGGCAGCCGCTGGCCGGGGTTCTGGTGAATATTCCCGGAATCGGTAAATTCGATAAGGTTAAGACGGAATTTCGGATAATAAAGGATGAGTTGAATGTCAAGGAGATAGAGGACTTATCGGATATTTCCTCGGTGGTTTCTTATAAGGGCAAGCTCAATTTTGCCAAAGCCGGCCCGCGATTGGGCTCGGCGGTGAAGCAGATCGCGACCAGGGTGACCGGACTGGCGAGTGATGACCTTGAAAAGTTCATAAAGACCGAGAGCCTTGAAATCACTATTGACGGAACCTCGTATCAATTGACCAAAGAAGAAGTTGACATTGAGAAGCTGGAAAAAGAAGGTTTTGCGGTCGAAAGCGACGATGGAATAACAGTTGCGCTCAAAACAGAAATTGACGATATTCTGCGCGACGAAGGGTTCGCCAGAGAGATCGTCAACAAAATCCAGAACATGAGAAAGTCTTCTGGATTTGAGGTGACCGATCGTATTAAAATAATGGTCAGGACCGAAGAGCCTCTTGCGGCCGCAGTAAGAAAGCATGACGCATTTATTTGCGGAGAAACGCTGGCTGATGAAATTGCGCTTGTCGATTCGATTTCGTCTGAAAATGGCGGAAAAAACTGGAACATAAATGGTATTAAGGCGGATATAGTAGTCATAAGGATATAG